The bacterium genome has a window encoding:
- a CDS encoding N-acetyltransferase encodes MIRKAKIADIKQVYNLIMEFANKEKMLPRSLSELYDNLRDFFVFEKAGKIFGCCALHVVWEDLGEIRSLAVKTEEQGKGIGAKLVEACIEEMSQIGLSKVFALTYKPEFFEKKKFFRIDRAELPHKIWADCIKCPKFPDCGEVPVMYKVKTNMEVA; translated from the coding sequence ATGATAAGAAAAGCAAAAATAGCTGACATAAAACAGGTTTATAACTTGATTATGGAATTTGCAAACAAGGAGAAAATGCTTCCGCGTTCCTTAAGTGAATTATACGATAACTTAAGGGATTTCTTTGTATTTGAGAAAGCAGGAAAGATTTTCGGATGTTGCGCTCTTCATGTTGTGTGGGAAGATCTTGGTGAGATACGGTCTCTTGCTGTGAAAACTGAAGAACAGGGTAAGGGGATAGGTGCTAAACTGGTAGAAGCATGTATTGAAGAAATGAGCCAGATAGGGCTAAGCAAGGTATTTGCGCTTACTTATAAACCTGAGTTTTTCGAGAAAAAGAAGTTTTTTAGAATTGACAGAGCAGAACTTCCTCACAAAATCTGGGCTGATTGTATTAAGTGTCCAAAGTTTCCTGATTGCGGAGAGGTTCCAGTTATGTATAAGGTAAAGACAAACATGGAAGTAGCATGA